A genomic stretch from Candidatus Poribacteria bacterium includes:
- a CDS encoding site-specific DNA-methyltransferase, which yields MPENRPAITDENYRFYHASCLNMPECEDNSIALTITSPPYWNAIDYDTHTSDNEAWYRERNYDGLGKTYEDWLTTLKKVFSEVYRVTIDGGFCAIVIGTILHKGKHYPAPFDLTSQLNDTDWHFHQDIIWNKVTGGVRRAGSFIQHQKPGYYYPNIMTEYILIFRKGDKPRYGSQPTLPIDDVFKRDIANSIWHIAPVPPKTIDHPCPFPDELVRRLVLLYSEEGDEILDPFLGSGQTARGALRFKRKCIGYEIESKYIELTCQRLYEEPRRKYHLLPKVEKQEVRSEDQLVMFGS from the coding sequence ATGCCTGAAAATCGCCCAGCGATCACAGACGAAAATTACCGTTTTTATCACGCCTCGTGTCTCAATATGCCGGAATGTGAGGATAATTCTATCGCCTTGACAATTACCTCGCCTCCATACTGGAACGCCATTGACTATGATACCCACACCAGTGACAATGAAGCGTGGTATAGGGAACGGAACTATGACGGACTCGGTAAAACTTATGAGGATTGGCTTACGACCCTCAAAAAAGTATTCTCTGAAGTCTATCGGGTCACAATTGACGGTGGGTTTTGTGCTATCGTTATCGGGACAATCCTTCATAAAGGTAAACACTATCCGGCACCATTTGATTTAACAAGTCAGTTGAACGACACAGACTGGCACTTCCACCAAGATATAATATGGAACAAAGTAACCGGTGGTGTGAGACGCGCCGGTTCATTTATCCAGCACCAAAAGCCCGGTTACTATTACCCGAATATAATGACCGAATACATACTCATATTCCGTAAAGGCGATAAACCCAGATACGGTTCACAGCCTACGCTCCCAATAGACGACGTATTCAAACGCGATATAGCCAACTCGATTTGGCATATTGCACCCGTTCCACCGAAAACGATCGACCATCCGTGTCCATTCCCTGATGAACTCGTCCGACGGTTAGTGCTACTCTATTCTGAAGAAGGCGATGAGATACTCGATCCATTTCTGGGAAGCGGACAAACCGCTCGGGGAGCCTTGAGGTTCAAACGCAAATGTATCGGATACGAGATCGAATCCAAATATATTGAACTAACGTGTCAACGGCTGTATGAAGAACCGCGACGGAAATATCATCTACTACCAAAGGTAGAAAAACAAGAAGTGAGGTCTGAAGATCAATTGGTGATGTTCGGTTCGTAA
- a CDS encoding class I SAM-dependent methyltransferase: MSNTALKTTFNTAATLYEEVRPGYPEELIQDVIGLSGLRSHSRILEIGCGTGKATRSFAERGYELVCLDIGADLIAVASERLKAFPNVSFVREAFEAWEPEGKFDLIISATAFHWVDPKVRYLKVSEVLGSGGFLAVFSNQHVRKDEGFFAESQRLYDKYYAPLTTSRPTHATNFPGMEVFQTPIKRAYPWTQTYSSEQYIKLLGTYSGHIALSDKNRGLLFDGIVNLIETKYNGRVTKHYQAVLDLRETK; the protein is encoded by the coding sequence ATGTCGAACACTGCACTCAAAACTACTTTCAATACCGCCGCAACGCTCTATGAAGAGGTCCGTCCGGGATACCCTGAAGAACTCATCCAAGATGTCATAGGCCTTTCTGGTCTCAGAAGCCACAGTAGAATCCTTGAAATCGGCTGCGGCACAGGAAAAGCGACCCGCTCTTTTGCAGAACGCGGATATGAACTGGTCTGTCTGGACATCGGTGCCGACCTAATCGCTGTTGCGAGTGAAAGATTGAAGGCGTTTCCAAATGTTTCGTTTGTGAGAGAAGCGTTTGAGGCGTGGGAACCGGAAGGCAAATTCGATTTAATCATTTCTGCTACTGCCTTTCATTGGGTGGATCCAAAAGTAAGATACCTGAAGGTGTCCGAGGTTCTCGGATCAGGCGGTTTCCTTGCTGTTTTCTCGAATCAGCATGTCAGAAAGGATGAGGGATTCTTTGCGGAGAGCCAGCGTCTCTACGATAAATACTATGCTCCGCTGACCACGAGTCGCCCTACACACGCCACAAATTTCCCCGGCATGGAAGTTTTTCAGACTCCAATTAAGCGCGCCTATCCATGGACACAAACGTATTCATCTGAACAATACATCAAACTCTTGGGTACTTATTCAGGACACATCGCCTTGTCTGACAAAAATAGGGGTCTTCTATTTGACGGAATTGTTAATCTCATTGAGACGAAATACAACGGTCGGGTAACCAAACACTACCAAGCCGTTCTTGACCTTCGGGAGACAAAATGA
- a CDS encoding mandelate racemase/muconate lactonizing enzyme family protein codes for MKITKIESFQIETPRYYGHISGHVIVKVHVDDGPVGLGEASDSRAEDLGSVAKRYNDLLVGRDATRITEINEFLRAQNFDSTVSNLHLASAIDLALYDLNGKVQGVPVYQMLGGKMRDSVYCCYPIFGWQVREDFEKTAGYLQRLVDLGHHLFRYYVSGDSALDDRFLTEMKSRFGEKIKLKQIDFSGRFNDWETALRYADVLRHHTPYHFEQPSQSLRVSAEFTKRMDLPVSRHISSLEHGYAAAERGACTVFNVACVSGGPTHIRRLFALAEAAGLRCLIGTDQESTLGTAAQVHVGVSMPNLSLPCDPMGPVLYTASPAKERIRAEASHLYPPEGPGLGVELDNDKLKALTVASA; via the coding sequence ATGAAAATCACAAAAATTGAGAGTTTTCAGATTGAAACACCACGTTACTACGGGCACATATCAGGGCATGTTATCGTCAAAGTCCATGTAGACGATGGTCCCGTCGGATTGGGGGAAGCCTCCGACAGTAGAGCCGAGGATTTAGGTTCAGTCGCTAAACGCTACAACGATTTACTCGTCGGACGGGACGCCACCCGTATCACGGAAATCAACGAGTTCCTACGTGCACAAAATTTCGATAGCACGGTTAGCAATCTACACCTCGCTTCCGCCATTGATCTCGCCCTTTATGACCTGAACGGCAAGGTCCAAGGTGTACCCGTTTATCAAATGCTCGGCGGTAAGATGCGCGATAGTGTCTATTGTTGCTACCCAATCTTCGGGTGGCAGGTGCGGGAAGACTTTGAAAAGACGGCGGGTTATCTGCAACGGTTGGTAGATCTCGGACACCATCTCTTTCGCTACTACGTATCGGGTGATAGTGCTTTGGATGACCGGTTCCTGACGGAAATGAAGTCGAGGTTCGGTGAGAAAATTAAACTCAAACAGATTGATTTCTCCGGTCGCTTCAACGACTGGGAGACCGCTTTGCGTTATGCGGATGTACTTCGACATCATACCCCCTACCATTTTGAGCAACCCTCGCAGAGTCTGCGGGTATCTGCCGAGTTCACCAAACGCATGGATTTGCCTGTGAGCCGACACATTAGCAGTTTAGAGCACGGATATGCGGCAGCCGAACGCGGTGCTTGCACTGTTTTTAATGTGGCGTGTGTATCGGGAGGTCCCACGCATATTCGTCGCCTGTTTGCCTTAGCAGAGGCGGCGGGACTCAGGTGCCTCATCGGCACCGATCAGGAATCGACACTCGGAACAGCGGCGCAAGTCCATGTCGGCGTTTCAATGCCCAACCTCTCTTTGCCGTGTGATCCGATGGGACCCGTGCTTTATACGGCATCACCGGCAAAAGAACGCATCCGAGCAGAAGCCAGCCATCTCTATCCACCTGAAGGACCCGGACTCGGTGTCGAATTGGATAACGACAAACTGAAGGCGTTGACAGTTGCATCGGCGTAG
- the pelA gene encoding pectate lyase, with protein sequence MKLRIKLQLTLVCILCLLLLSVSDATVPSRYAKQPTEWFQSAEGRRIADNVLTWQTPHGSWPKNRDTASEPFDGKSDDLHGTFDNSATTGELRFLARAFRATNEPRYREAFLKGLSHILEAQYPTGGWPQFYPLSKGYHRHITFNDSAMTRILELLRDISESSDYGFLEMEDRTKAKAAVTKGIDCILRTQIKQEGKLTAWCAQHDEKTLEPAWARSYEPPSLSGAESVGVVRFLMSVEEPTPAIIAAVEGAVAWFRRVTIHGIRLEKFTDAAGQDDRRVVADPNAGPLWARFYEIDSNRPIFLDRDSVVRYVFSEIGQERRTGYAYYGSWATKLLTDEYSRWREKHKLPKE encoded by the coding sequence ATGAAGTTACGTATAAAATTACAACTCACTCTCGTCTGTATTTTGTGCCTTTTGCTTTTGTCAGTTTCCGATGCAACCGTTCCTTCCCGCTACGCGAAGCAGCCCACCGAATGGTTTCAAAGCGCGGAAGGCCGCCGCATTGCCGACAATGTCCTTACGTGGCAGACACCGCACGGCAGTTGGCCCAAGAATCGAGACACGGCATCTGAGCCGTTTGATGGCAAAAGTGACGACCTACACGGAACGTTTGACAACAGTGCTACCACCGGCGAACTACGGTTCCTGGCGCGTGCGTTTCGTGCGACAAACGAGCCGCGCTACCGAGAGGCATTTCTCAAAGGTCTTTCCCATATCCTTGAAGCGCAATACCCGACGGGTGGCTGGCCTCAGTTCTATCCCCTAAGCAAAGGCTACCATCGCCACATCACGTTCAATGACAGTGCTATGACGCGAATTCTCGAACTTCTCCGAGACATCTCTGAATCTTCAGACTATGGGTTCTTGGAAATGGAGGATCGCACGAAGGCGAAAGCTGCTGTAACCAAGGGCATCGACTGCATCCTACGCACGCAGATTAAACAAGAGGGTAAACTCACTGCTTGGTGTGCGCAGCATGACGAGAAAACGCTTGAACCTGCGTGGGCGCGTTCCTATGAGCCGCCATCACTCTCAGGTGCTGAAAGCGTCGGGGTCGTGCGCTTTCTGATGTCAGTCGAAGAACCCACACCAGCGATTATCGCCGCTGTCGAGGGGGCTGTTGCATGGTTCAGGAGGGTCACAATCCACGGCATCCGCTTAGAGAAGTTTACTGATGCCGCGGGGCAGGACGATAGGCGAGTCGTCGCGGATCCCAACGCGGGGCCGCTCTGGGCGCGTTTCTACGAGATCGACAGCAACCGTCCCATCTTTCTCGATCGCGACTCGGTGGTCCGCTACGTGTTCTCCGAGATCGGACAGGAACGCCGCACGGGCTACGCCTACTACGGTAGCTGGGCTACCAAGTTACTCACAGATGAGTATTCACGGTGGAGAGAAAAACACAAACTCCCGAAGGAATGA
- a CDS encoding putative quinol monooxygenase, translated as MFVIIAPIQIKEGHREAFIESMIDDAKGSVANEPGCLRFDVIQDGADPNRIWLYEVYVDEAAFQEHLKAPHFIKWRDTVKDWFAENDFKGAGSGSSMIYPPDDDWK; from the coding sequence ATGTTTGTTATCATCGCTCCCATTCAGATTAAAGAAGGACACAGAGAGGCGTTCATCGAATCAATGATAGACGATGCCAAAGGCTCTGTTGCGAATGAACCCGGCTGCCTGAGGTTTGATGTCATTCAGGACGGTGCCGATCCGAATCGGATCTGGCTCTACGAGGTTTATGTGGACGAAGCAGCGTTCCAAGAGCATCTGAAAGCACCACACTTCATTAAGTGGCGGGATACCGTTAAAGACTGGTTCGCTGAAAACGACTTTAAAGGCGCAGGCAGCGGCAGTTCCATGATATACCCGCCAGACGACGACTGGAAATGA
- a CDS encoding ASCH domain-containing protein, with the protein MVNALSIVSPSVQHIIAGKKVVEIRRWLPPKLPFLDLVLVENEVYLTEEGQEDPNGLARAVVDITGIHEWTREEAESQGMDWMPNYVCWELSNVRPIVPPIRCLARRKIYKIDINACLPINR; encoded by the coding sequence ATGGTTAATGCCTTGTCCATAGTTTCACCATCTGTACAGCATATTATCGCCGGAAAGAAGGTCGTCGAAATCCGACGTTGGCTTCCGCCAAAGCTCCCATTTCTCGATCTCGTGCTTGTGGAGAACGAAGTCTACTTGACCGAAGAAGGACAGGAAGACCCGAATGGATTGGCGCGTGCAGTCGTGGACATTACGGGTATTCACGAATGGACACGCGAAGAAGCGGAGTCGCAAGGGATGGATTGGATGCCTAACTATGTCTGTTGGGAACTGTCCAATGTGCGACCCATAGTACCGCCTATCCGTTGTCTCGCAAGACGGAAGATTTATAAAATCGATATTAACGCTTGCTTACCCATTAATCGTTGA
- a CDS encoding class I SAM-dependent methyltransferase produces the protein MMQFTDALVKTYEKYAQERASYSPDAFKVQERSEFLKFLKNEGRETLLEIGCGHGQDALFFQTQGLRVLAVDNTPTMVKLTTEKGIRAQVLDCYDLGEIDETFDAIYTMNCLLHIPKQDFDRVLGLISGRLNENGLMYLGLWGDENFEGVWEKDRYEPKRFFSFWKIEALLEVLQRSFRLEYYRRLEPHEGRVFNSLIIRKR, from the coding sequence ATGATGCAATTCACTGATGCACTCGTTAAAACGTACGAAAAATACGCTCAAGAAAGGGCGTCTTACTCTCCTGATGCATTCAAGGTGCAAGAACGATCAGAATTTCTCAAATTCTTGAAGAATGAAGGACGAGAAACACTCCTCGAAATCGGGTGTGGACACGGTCAGGATGCGCTGTTTTTTCAAACGCAAGGCCTCCGGGTTTTGGCGGTGGACAATACGCCGACAATGGTGAAACTCACTACAGAAAAGGGTATCCGTGCACAAGTCTTAGATTGCTACGATCTCGGCGAAATTGACGAGACTTTTGATGCAATCTATACCATGAATTGTCTTTTACACATACCGAAACAGGATTTTGACCGGGTTTTGGGTCTAATTTCAGGGCGACTCAACGAAAACGGTTTAATGTATCTTGGTCTATGGGGTGATGAAAATTTTGAGGGTGTCTGGGAAAAAGACAGATATGAGCCGAAGCGGTTTTTCTCTTTTTGGAAGATAGAGGCACTTCTTGAAGTCCTACAACGGTCCTTTAGATTGGAGTACTACCGACGATTAGAGCCTCATGAAGGTAGGGTCTTCAATTCTCTTATTATTCGTAAGCGATGA
- a CDS encoding nucleotidyltransferase domain-containing protein, whose protein sequence is MNEDIRFSQEDQQFVDRAMDFCQQMGERAVLMLIGSRAAGFTDGWSDLDLCIIGDKRHLSDEDRETYEQSWQLFVDRGDFEAHWSFYDESDLRAWLETGPDEMMWVIATSQTLYGCSSTAEELKHRYCVYPPAIAERKLKWMFGKYYFSQRGPLAMAARNKVETAFVAVGNVIEYLCKVCCVADRQPFPYEKWVVEVAKQTRLGAMVYPSIQRAVNGIGDFLDPPADQNWRDWTPVKELRGTLPIVQSGLKELGWIGDWIDDPNAVYFDETARRPAP, encoded by the coding sequence ATGAACGAAGACATCCGTTTCAGTCAGGAGGATCAACAGTTCGTTGATCGCGCCATGGATTTTTGCCAACAAATGGGTGAGCGTGCCGTCCTCATGCTGATAGGGAGTCGTGCCGCTGGTTTCACCGATGGATGGTCGGATCTTGACCTATGTATCATTGGTGATAAGCGTCACCTTTCCGATGAAGATCGGGAAACTTATGAGCAAAGTTGGCAGCTTTTCGTTGATCGAGGTGATTTTGAGGCACACTGGTCGTTTTACGATGAAAGTGACCTACGGGCGTGGTTGGAGACGGGTCCAGATGAGATGATGTGGGTTATTGCGACTTCACAAACTCTCTACGGTTGTTCAAGTACTGCTGAAGAACTCAAGCATCGCTATTGTGTATATCCACCAGCGATCGCGGAGCGCAAGTTAAAGTGGATGTTCGGCAAGTATTATTTTTCACAGCGCGGTCCTTTGGCTATGGCAGCCCGAAATAAGGTGGAAACGGCATTTGTTGCGGTTGGAAACGTCATCGAGTACCTCTGTAAAGTGTGTTGTGTCGCCGACAGACAACCGTTTCCCTATGAAAAATGGGTAGTTGAAGTAGCTAAACAGACACGATTGGGCGCAATGGTGTATCCATCAATTCAACGCGCTGTGAATGGTATTGGAGACTTCCTCGACCCGCCAGCCGACCAGAATTGGCGGGACTGGACACCGGTGAAAGAATTACGCGGGACATTGCCGATTGTTCAAAGCGGGTTGAAGGAACTCGGTTGGATTGGCGATTGGATTGACGATCCGAATGCAGTTTACTTCGATGAGACAGCGAGACGACCCGCACCCTGA
- a CDS encoding GNAT family protein yields MTQSSLEVGNIVESIAHVDVPQKADYEGKFITLSPINPQTDVAELYGCSHGSDVKEQIWTYMSYGPFDDEHSMQTWLEDGAESQDPLFFTVHHLESKQRVGMVSFLNIVSDMRRLELGHIWYSPDSQRSNVNTEAMYLMLCEAFHRLKYRRVEWKCDSLNERSRAAALRLGFKFEGIFRQHIIVKGRNRDTAWYSMLDSEWAAIKKNMEMWLYQNPDRQLSLTALNSSKS; encoded by the coding sequence ATGACACAATCGTCTCTTGAAGTTGGAAATATCGTCGAATCTATTGCGCATGTTGATGTGCCTCAAAAAGCAGACTATGAAGGTAAATTTATTACACTATCGCCAATCAATCCACAAACCGATGTTGCGGAACTCTATGGATGCTCTCACGGATCGGATGTAAAGGAACAGATATGGACCTACATGAGTTACGGTCCTTTTGACGATGAGCACAGCATGCAAACGTGGCTTGAGGACGGAGCCGAATCGCAGGATCCACTCTTCTTTACCGTCCACCATCTTGAATCGAAGCAACGGGTCGGTATGGTGAGTTTTCTCAACATCGTTTCAGATATGCGGCGACTGGAACTCGGACATATATGGTATTCACCGGATTCTCAGAGATCAAACGTGAACACGGAAGCCATGTATCTAATGCTCTGTGAGGCTTTTCATAGACTCAAATACCGCCGAGTTGAATGGAAATGTGATTCCCTAAATGAACGTTCCCGGGCAGCGGCACTGCGACTCGGTTTTAAGTTTGAGGGTATCTTCAGACAGCATATAATCGTAAAAGGTCGAAACAGAGACACTGCGTGGTATTCAATGTTGGACAGTGAGTGGGCTGCTATTAAGAAGAACATGGAGATGTGGTTGTATCAGAATCCAGACCGGCAGTTATCCTTAACGGCACTCAATAGCAGCAAATCTTAA
- a CDS encoding sugar phosphate isomerase/epimerase — translation MGKFRLACHLIQFRGEQRDNPEKVLREVADAGWDGVEGLGIESSDQLVEMATLARSLGLHIVNAGGAGLDRVRFNIVLGNDAAEVPSLRRSEWGGPDPSDADFENAARTLDEMLAFCDAHNIKGFHHAHLGTLLETVDDAERLLAAAPSLWLLFDTGHILAAGSDPMQVFESENLRNRIGHVHLKDCHADDPETWDYRTQRFGEQARFAELGGGNLGLDVKAALEGLETVGYDGWVSVELDRPYPPRPPAEAAKVNRDYLRNLGY, via the coding sequence ATGGGAAAATTCAGACTCGCTTGCCATCTCATCCAGTTTAGAGGTGAACAGCGGGATAATCCAGAAAAAGTATTGCGTGAAGTCGCCGATGCAGGTTGGGACGGAGTCGAAGGTTTAGGAATTGAAAGTTCCGATCAACTCGTTGAAATGGCAACCCTTGCCCGTAGCCTCGGTCTTCATATCGTTAATGCCGGTGGTGCTGGACTTGATAGAGTCCGTTTCAACATTGTTTTGGGTAATGATGCCGCCGAAGTGCCGTCGTTGAGACGTTCAGAATGGGGTGGACCCGATCCAAGCGATGCCGATTTCGAGAATGCCGCACGAACGTTAGATGAGATGCTCGCTTTCTGTGATGCACACAACATCAAAGGCTTCCATCACGCACATCTCGGTACTTTGCTGGAAACCGTTGATGATGCCGAACGACTCTTGGCAGCAGCACCGAGTCTCTGGTTGCTATTTGATACAGGACATATACTCGCTGCGGGAAGCGATCCAATGCAGGTTTTTGAAAGCGAGAATTTGCGAAATCGGATTGGGCATGTCCATCTCAAAGACTGTCACGCCGACGATCCGGAAACTTGGGATTATCGGACGCAACGTTTTGGTGAGCAGGCACGTTTTGCTGAACTCGGTGGGGGAAACTTGGGACTTGATGTTAAAGCCGCATTGGAAGGACTCGAAACTGTCGGTTATGATGGATGGGTCTCTGTGGAACTTGATCGTCCGTATCCGCCGCGTCCACCCGCCGAAGCTGCAAAGGTTAACCGAGATTATCTACGGAATCTGGGGTATTGA
- a CDS encoding AAA family ATPase, producing the protein MLKRIKIQGYKSLLDLELNLKPLSVFVGPNASGKSNFLDALQLLSRITTCQTLENAFEPPYRGHPLESFTFGDGGIKSLLEKEIVSFRIEVDVQLSTAVIEGVNQRIQKIRETAAKNTKDGNKPAADRLPPVREKDLRYRIEIEMLPKQGILRVADEYLAALTDEGQPKQSRKPFLERMENRLHLRMEGQAHPLYYERYLNYSILSRSHYPPHYPHLAAMQRELANWLTFYLEPREQMRLPNPVKAVHDIGPMGEDLAAFLNTLKALNKAQFESVEKSLHTMIPSITGIEVSVNELGEIELDLCEGEKRISARLLSEGTLRILGLLALMGAEDPPTLIGFEEPENGVHPRRIQRIARFLETRTTLEDTQFIVTTHSSLLPDLVPPESLYVCRKVEGNTEIEPFNMMHVGPLWKKSEIEVALDDEDALSPSERILRGDFDA; encoded by the coding sequence ATGCTGAAGCGAATCAAAATTCAAGGATACAAATCACTCTTGGATCTTGAGTTAAACCTCAAACCTCTTTCCGTGTTTGTCGGTCCCAACGCTTCGGGAAAAAGCAATTTCCTTGATGCTTTGCAACTTCTGTCCAGGATAACGACCTGTCAAACCTTAGAAAACGCATTTGAACCTCCGTACCGAGGGCATCCGCTGGAATCGTTCACTTTCGGAGACGGAGGTATCAAGAGTCTCCTTGAAAAGGAGATTGTGTCGTTTCGTATAGAGGTGGACGTTCAACTTTCCACCGCCGTTATTGAAGGGGTCAATCAGCGTATTCAGAAAATAAGGGAGACAGCAGCGAAAAATACAAAAGACGGAAATAAACCTGCTGCAGACCGACTGCCGCCCGTGCGCGAGAAAGATTTGCGGTATCGGATTGAGATTGAAATGCTCCCCAAGCAAGGAATTTTGCGCGTGGCGGACGAATATCTCGCAGCATTAACCGACGAGGGGCAGCCAAAACAGAGTAGGAAGCCTTTCTTAGAACGAATGGAAAATCGGTTGCATTTACGGATGGAGGGACAGGCACATCCACTCTACTATGAACGTTATCTTAACTACAGCATCCTTTCGAGATCGCACTATCCACCGCACTACCCCCATTTGGCTGCAATGCAGCGAGAGTTGGCAAACTGGCTGACCTTCTACCTTGAACCGAGAGAACAAATGCGACTCCCAAATCCCGTCAAGGCAGTTCACGATATAGGGCCAATGGGAGAGGATCTCGCCGCCTTTCTCAACACCTTGAAGGCTCTTAATAAGGCACAATTTGAATCCGTCGAGAAATCGCTTCATACCATGATCCCCTCTATAACGGGAATTGAGGTCAGTGTCAACGAATTAGGTGAGATCGAATTGGATCTATGTGAAGGTGAAAAACGCATTTCTGCCCGCCTCTTATCGGAAGGCACCCTCCGAATTCTGGGACTTTTAGCACTCATGGGTGCCGAAGACCCACCAACATTGATAGGATTTGAGGAACCCGAAAATGGCGTTCACCCTCGCAGAATTCAGCGCATTGCCCGATTCCTGGAAACGCGTACGACACTTGAAGATACACAATTTATTGTGACAACGCATTCATCGCTTCTACCCGATCTCGTTCCTCCCGAATCTTTATATGTATGTCGTAAGGTTGAGGGGAACACAGAAATTGAACCTTTCAATATGATGCATGTCGGACCCCTATGGAAAAAGTCAGAAATTGAGGTAGCATTGGACGACGAAGACGCATTATCCCCTTCCGAACGCATCTTGCGCGGGGATTTTGATGCATAA
- a CDS encoding gamma-glutamyltransferase codes for MSNTQEIGWNAVSKTGAVAAGGAGAVAAGIEILEAGGNAADAAAGTILALNVTDHGACSIGGEVPLLIYDAGKQEVKSLSGQGRAPLSQDAIDWYMENGIPNGDIKMAPVPSVVDLCTTTLKLYGTKTFEDIVGPTLALLDAGEADWHSDLAVTLRRMVEEERKTSGSREEKVQAASDRFYGRNGVNTDIADALEGFYIDKGGFLRKRDLAAHVTLVEDPVSVEYQGYTVYKCGPWTQGPYLCQALRLLEGFDLKAMGHFSADYVHVVTEALKLAMADRDAYYADPEFVDVPLSALLSDAYTEIRRPLIDMQKASLEARPGDVDNMEPLKADGVFRPGVGGTTTCVVADRWGNVVSATPSANVYHAGGTVGPTGVSYGNRLRSLNTTPGHPNCIQPGKRPRITLTPTLVLKDGSPILAISVAGGDLQDQATMNLLLDFVEFDMLPEAAVTAPRFATAHHENSFDPNPNRSETFGQAGSLTISESVGEDVCEELARRGHQVRAHSGAIAVPVMLYINKADGMFYAAGDPATGRHAAGLG; via the coding sequence ATGTCAAATACGCAAGAAATTGGCTGGAACGCAGTCAGTAAAACAGGAGCCGTTGCAGCCGGTGGTGCGGGAGCTGTCGCAGCAGGGATTGAGATTCTGGAAGCAGGCGGTAATGCAGCAGATGCAGCAGCCGGAACGATTCTTGCCCTTAACGTTACAGACCACGGTGCCTGTTCTATTGGTGGTGAGGTGCCGCTCCTTATCTATGACGCAGGAAAACAGGAAGTGAAATCGCTCTCTGGACAGGGACGCGCACCGCTTTCACAAGATGCTATCGATTGGTACATGGAAAACGGGATCCCGAACGGTGACATCAAAATGGCACCTGTGCCGTCGGTTGTGGACCTCTGCACGACAACGCTCAAATTGTATGGCACAAAAACATTTGAGGACATCGTGGGTCCCACACTCGCACTACTGGATGCTGGTGAGGCAGACTGGCACTCTGATTTGGCGGTCACCCTCCGTAGGATGGTCGAAGAAGAACGGAAAACATCCGGGAGTCGTGAGGAAAAAGTCCAGGCCGCAAGCGATCGGTTCTACGGACGGAACGGCGTTAATACCGATATTGCCGATGCATTAGAAGGCTTTTACATTGACAAGGGTGGCTTCCTTCGTAAGCGAGACCTCGCTGCGCATGTTACGCTTGTTGAAGATCCCGTATCGGTAGAATATCAAGGCTATACGGTGTACAAGTGCGGTCCGTGGACGCAAGGTCCCTATCTCTGTCAGGCACTGCGGTTATTAGAAGGCTTCGATCTCAAAGCGATGGGACACTTCTCAGCAGACTACGTGCATGTGGTCACAGAAGCACTCAAACTGGCGATGGCGGATCGGGATGCGTACTACGCCGACCCAGAATTTGTGGATGTCCCGTTATCAGCCCTGCTTTCCGATGCTTATACCGAAATCCGCCGACCTCTCATTGATATGCAAAAAGCCTCACTCGAAGCACGACCCGGCGACGTAGACAATATGGAACCGCTAAAAGCGGACGGTGTTTTCAGACCGGGTGTCGGTGGAACAACGACCTGCGTCGTTGCCGACCGATGGGGAAATGTCGTTTCTGCTACGCCGAGTGCAAACGTCTATCACGCAGGTGGCACAGTCGGCCCGACGGGTGTCAGTTATGGCAACCGTCTGCGGAGTCTCAATACAACGCCGGGACACCCGAACTGTATCCAACCCGGAAAGCGTCCGAGAATTACGCTTACACCTACACTGGTGCTTAAAGACGGATCTCCGATTTTAGCAATCAGTGTTGCGGGTGGAGACTTGCAAGACCAAGCGACGATGAATTTGCTGCTCGATTTCGTTGAGTTCGATATGCTACCGGAAGCTGCTGTCACGGCACCGCGTTTTGCCACAGCACATCACGAAAATTCGTTTGACCCGAACCCGAACCGATCAGAGACCTTTGGACAAGCGGGTTCATTGACCATCAGTGAGAGTGTAGGTGAAGATGTATGTGAAGAACTTGCGAGACGTGGACATCAAGTCAGGGCACACAGCGGTGCTATTGCAGTCCCTGTTATGCTCTATATCAATAAAGCGGACGGAATGTTCTATGCTGCCGGAGATCCAGCGACTGGTAGGCATGCTGCAGGATTGGGGTAA